One region of Baekduia soli genomic DNA includes:
- a CDS encoding cupin domain-containing protein: MDDRLSRTQLDPDPADRFVSLRRALGITSFGMNQMVLRPGERGRIHDHEHQEEVYLVLEGTLTLGVAGEEVDLGPGEVARVPPGVRRQVSNRHRTRVVLIALGGHGEHQGRDASAFTTWDDPTPVPPLELPLPDDLPDSELTP; this comes from the coding sequence ATGGACGACCGCCTGAGCCGCACCCAGCTGGATCCCGATCCGGCCGACCGCTTCGTCTCCCTGCGCCGCGCGCTGGGGATCACGAGCTTCGGCATGAACCAGATGGTGCTGCGGCCGGGCGAGCGCGGCCGGATCCACGACCACGAGCACCAGGAGGAGGTCTACCTCGTGCTCGAGGGGACCCTGACGCTCGGCGTCGCCGGCGAGGAGGTCGACCTCGGCCCCGGGGAGGTCGCCCGCGTCCCGCCCGGGGTGCGCCGCCAGGTCTCCAACCGCCACCGCACCCGCGTCGTGCTCATCGCGCTGGGCGGCCACGGCGAGCACCAGGGCCGCGACGCGTCGGCGTTCACGACGTGGGACGACCCGACGCCCGTCCCGCCGCTGGAGCTCCCCCTGCCCGACGACCTGCCGGACTCCGAGCTGACCCCGTAG
- a CDS encoding nuclear transport factor 2 family protein, translating to MALDRATLAAAPAAYFAAVDRKDMEGTLAWFADDARLTVQTAGLTFEGRDGIRGMFEHFFGDYSTVDHRITNLVVDEEAGKASTEQHCPHIKVDGTPDTVNTCNFFDFAPDGRFQRVVIFIDAASPLRG from the coding sequence ATGGCACTGGACCGCGCCACGCTGGCCGCCGCCCCGGCGGCGTACTTCGCCGCCGTCGACCGCAAGGACATGGAGGGCACGCTCGCGTGGTTCGCCGACGACGCGCGCCTGACCGTGCAGACGGCGGGACTCACGTTCGAGGGCCGCGACGGCATCCGCGGGATGTTCGAGCACTTCTTCGGCGACTACTCCACCGTCGACCACCGGATCACGAACCTCGTGGTCGACGAGGAGGCCGGCAAGGCCTCCACCGAGCAGCATTGCCCGCACATCAAGGTCGACGGCACGCCGGACACCGTCAACACCTGCAACTTCTTCGACTTCGCGCCCGACGGGCGCTTCCAGCGCGTCGTGATCTTCATCGACGCCGCGTCGCCGCTGCGCGGCTAG
- a CDS encoding AMP-binding protein, whose protein sequence is MNFATDVVQAADPQGLALVELARDGTRREWTFGEVAAASATLAAHLAGLGAVRGDTVMTLIGNRPEWVLAMVACFRQGFVVLPCTEQLRPKDLRLRLDVATPRVVVADVRNREALEAAGWDGPTVWAPFTDVDADLVAPPAADLGPLDPCLITFTSGTAGEPKAVLHGQRYLAGQRAQAEHWLGARPGDVVWCTAASGWSKSARNVFIAPWLMGATALLHDARFDPEERLDLLEREHVDILCMAPTEYRVIAKRARLRPLGRLRSLVAAGEALNPEVLRAWEAATGVQIRDGYGQTETGQMTANPDGAQAKPGSMGLPLEGVKLWIDDGELVADPATVPTFFLGYLGDDDDHQTAPWHTGDRVTQDADGYLFFEGRTDDVIISAGYRIGPFEVESALVSHPAVAEAAVVAAPHEERGSVVRAIVVLRDGHEPGEAMVRELQDHVKAQTAPYKYPRVVDFVADLPKTTSGKIRRALLRGDVTEGA, encoded by the coding sequence ATGAACTTCGCCACCGACGTCGTGCAGGCCGCCGATCCACAGGGACTCGCGCTCGTCGAGCTCGCCCGCGACGGGACCCGCCGTGAGTGGACCTTCGGCGAGGTCGCGGCCGCGTCCGCCACGCTGGCCGCCCATCTGGCGGGCCTGGGTGCGGTCCGCGGGGACACGGTCATGACGCTCATCGGCAACCGCCCCGAGTGGGTGCTGGCGATGGTCGCCTGCTTCCGCCAGGGCTTCGTCGTGCTGCCGTGCACCGAGCAGCTGCGGCCCAAGGACCTGCGCCTGCGGCTCGACGTGGCCACGCCCAGGGTCGTCGTCGCCGACGTGCGCAACCGCGAGGCCCTGGAGGCGGCGGGCTGGGACGGGCCGACGGTCTGGGCCCCCTTCACCGACGTCGACGCCGACCTCGTCGCGCCCCCGGCGGCCGACCTGGGCCCGCTGGACCCGTGCCTCATCACGTTCACCAGCGGCACCGCCGGCGAGCCCAAGGCCGTGCTGCATGGCCAGCGCTACCTGGCCGGCCAGCGCGCGCAGGCCGAGCACTGGCTCGGCGCCCGCCCGGGCGACGTCGTCTGGTGCACCGCGGCCAGCGGCTGGAGCAAGTCTGCGCGCAACGTCTTCATCGCCCCGTGGCTCATGGGCGCCACGGCGCTGCTGCACGACGCCCGCTTCGACCCCGAGGAGCGGCTGGACCTCCTCGAGCGCGAGCACGTCGACATCCTCTGCATGGCGCCGACGGAATACCGGGTCATCGCCAAGCGCGCGCGGCTGCGCCCGCTCGGGCGCCTGCGCAGCCTGGTGGCCGCCGGCGAAGCGCTCAACCCGGAGGTGCTGCGCGCCTGGGAGGCGGCCACCGGCGTGCAGATCCGCGACGGCTACGGGCAGACCGAGACCGGGCAGATGACGGCCAACCCCGACGGCGCCCAGGCCAAGCCGGGCTCGATGGGCCTGCCGCTGGAGGGCGTCAAGCTCTGGATCGACGACGGCGAGCTCGTGGCCGATCCGGCGACGGTCCCCACGTTCTTCCTCGGCTACCTCGGCGACGACGACGACCACCAGACCGCGCCGTGGCACACGGGCGACCGCGTGACCCAGGACGCCGACGGCTACCTCTTCTTCGAGGGCCGCACCGACGACGTCATCATCTCGGCGGGCTACCGGATCGGCCCGTTCGAGGTCGAGTCCGCGCTCGTGTCGCACCCCGCGGTCGCCGAGGCCGCCGTCGTGGCCGCGCCCCACGAGGAGCGCGGCTCGGTGGTCCGCGCGATCGTCGTCCTGCGCGACGGCCACGAGCCGGGCGAGGCGATGGTCCGCGAGCTGCAGGACCACGTCAAGGCCCAGACCGCGCCGTACAAGTACCCCCGCGTCGTCGACTTCGTCGCCGACCTGCCCAAGACCACCAGCGGCAAGATCCGCCGCGCGCTCCTGCGTGGCGACGTCACCGAGGGAGCCTGA
- a CDS encoding PAS domain-containing protein produces the protein MTDGPIPSPGAAQRLGLLGDALQDASLPACVRDAGGRYVAVNAAFADLVGLEASRLVGKTDNALQPADVAHRVAELDALVLDAHGHLDARETVLARDGRRTMRACRFPVYDEGEPWAVCVVMAPGDDLQLGRSQREALQAAVGQVATVGLTAPAEELVAEREARAAADAEALAAREALAVEREARLEAEIQSRAAAEQVDRHAAEVERLREESTRLASERDRAAGRVEELTGQLQAVHDHSGTLDRELAAAHERAAAAEAHLAEAVARHDEAAAALADAHERAAALQAELQAARSDDGELQAQVVDLGERCRALESELEAATGRRDELDAELAGLREGRDDVAGRLAHAAARQDELQAALEESRVVRAELEDRLEAADAERGRLAAELEASGGGADPEELAALRAAHAEAAAQKQVFADELAALHVAHDDARRLLDETIASREDLGRELAGLRERHDAAAGELEQERGRGEWLGSELAAAQEAVRAAEAQAAAADVRREELERALRAANDRTETLLAELDAARGAVADREHLAQALEAERERSAAADGAAGDARERARSLAAELQSAQEALAAADGRLAAERERVAALAAEADGRVAAERERAAELERQALHHAAGGEAAAQELAAEREARRAAELERDRTLDAHARTREALDHHRTAAEEAQARLAELDAARAEADERLAAAEAARDDLLARAHAAEADRGHAGDAVRSAEAARDEALAVAQAARDQADAAAQALAAAQTAHDELAAHAAAARARTDEAIADLRAAESARDEVQAQAGRAEATHAERVAALEAERDEAAARAHALAEHVAALEAQGAQADHEALDAAHAARDAAVAALEALGAEREDLAGRLRDAEARLAAAEQHAAELQAAGAQAAETLTGIAEDTHAAQARAQEAEAALACAAQELAAAREQAERATSALHAAEAQRDDALARLADAVARRDAAEIDAHDARAQRDEAVARAETAMADADSGVADAIARAEQARENQMQAEQRAQLAERRAEAAELRAEAAESERDVVRAELEQAAGDAAGADVAQLRTHLEIALASRAELEAALTAEREARELAERRLTDALTAGAAVAAGPMAPAAMASPYAPGGTTLPPLAVVAEQAKAFAYAAPAEVSDGPPPGFTPESLDEFFAVLAKASSPRAAGRAALQALATATGWTGGALWQPRDAGEFGCCETWSTYMSGLEAWETIAWRAHLEDGLVPAAAVSGEAHWADTEEMLACPRSRSAAWAELGTLATVPVVHPDGRVVAVLEFVRRSRDAADPELLATLCGVAVRLAERLAVIEAETTAHAGRY, from the coding sequence ATGACCGACGGACCCATCCCCAGCCCCGGCGCGGCCCAGCGCCTCGGCCTCCTCGGCGACGCGCTCCAGGACGCGAGCCTCCCGGCCTGCGTCCGCGACGCGGGCGGCCGCTACGTGGCCGTCAACGCCGCGTTCGCCGACCTCGTGGGCCTCGAGGCCTCGCGTCTGGTCGGCAAGACCGACAACGCGCTGCAGCCTGCCGACGTGGCCCACCGGGTCGCCGAGCTCGACGCGCTCGTGCTCGACGCCCACGGCCACCTCGACGCGCGGGAGACCGTGCTCGCCCGCGACGGGCGGCGCACGATGCGCGCCTGCCGCTTCCCGGTCTACGACGAGGGCGAGCCGTGGGCGGTGTGCGTCGTCATGGCGCCCGGCGACGACCTGCAGCTCGGCCGCAGCCAGCGCGAGGCGCTGCAGGCGGCGGTCGGCCAGGTCGCCACCGTGGGTCTCACGGCGCCCGCCGAGGAGCTCGTCGCCGAGCGCGAGGCGCGCGCCGCGGCCGACGCCGAGGCGCTCGCCGCCCGCGAGGCGCTCGCCGTCGAGCGCGAGGCGCGCCTGGAGGCCGAGATCCAGTCGCGGGCGGCCGCCGAGCAGGTCGACCGCCACGCCGCCGAGGTGGAGCGCCTCCGCGAGGAGTCCACGCGCCTGGCATCCGAGCGCGACCGCGCCGCCGGCCGCGTGGAGGAGCTCACCGGGCAGCTGCAGGCCGTCCACGACCACTCCGGCACGCTGGACCGCGAGCTGGCCGCCGCGCACGAGCGCGCCGCCGCCGCCGAGGCGCACCTGGCCGAGGCGGTCGCCCGTCACGACGAGGCCGCCGCGGCCCTCGCCGATGCCCACGAGCGGGCGGCGGCGCTGCAGGCCGAGCTGCAGGCCGCGCGCAGCGACGACGGCGAGCTGCAGGCCCAGGTCGTCGACCTCGGCGAGCGCTGCCGCGCGCTGGAGTCCGAGCTCGAGGCGGCCACGGGCCGCCGTGACGAGCTGGACGCCGAGCTGGCCGGCCTGCGGGAGGGCCGCGACGACGTCGCCGGCCGGCTGGCGCACGCCGCCGCGCGCCAGGACGAGCTGCAGGCCGCGCTGGAGGAGTCCCGCGTCGTGCGGGCCGAGCTCGAGGACCGCCTGGAGGCCGCCGACGCCGAGCGCGGCCGGCTGGCTGCGGAGCTGGAGGCCTCCGGCGGCGGCGCCGACCCCGAGGAGCTCGCGGCGCTGCGCGCCGCCCACGCCGAGGCCGCCGCCCAGAAGCAGGTCTTCGCCGACGAGCTCGCGGCGCTCCACGTCGCCCACGACGACGCCCGTCGGCTGCTGGACGAGACGATCGCCTCGCGCGAGGACCTCGGCCGCGAGCTGGCCGGGCTGCGCGAGCGCCACGACGCCGCCGCGGGCGAGCTCGAGCAGGAGCGCGGCCGCGGCGAGTGGCTGGGCAGCGAGCTGGCCGCCGCGCAGGAGGCCGTCCGCGCCGCCGAGGCCCAGGCCGCGGCCGCCGACGTGCGCCGCGAGGAGCTCGAGCGGGCGCTGCGCGCCGCCAACGACCGCACGGAGACGCTGCTGGCCGAGCTCGACGCCGCGCGCGGCGCGGTCGCCGACCGCGAGCACCTCGCCCAGGCGCTGGAGGCCGAGCGCGAGCGCTCGGCCGCGGCCGACGGCGCGGCGGGCGACGCCCGCGAGCGCGCCCGGTCGCTGGCCGCCGAGCTGCAGTCCGCCCAGGAGGCGCTGGCGGCCGCCGACGGGCGCCTGGCCGCCGAGCGCGAGCGCGTCGCCGCCCTGGCCGCCGAGGCCGACGGCCGCGTCGCGGCCGAGCGCGAGCGCGCGGCCGAGCTCGAGCGCCAGGCGCTGCATCACGCCGCCGGCGGCGAGGCGGCCGCCCAGGAGCTGGCCGCCGAGCGTGAGGCCCGCCGGGCCGCCGAGCTCGAGCGCGACCGCACGCTGGACGCCCACGCCCGTACGCGCGAGGCCCTGGACCATCACCGGACCGCCGCCGAGGAGGCCCAGGCCCGTCTCGCCGAGCTCGACGCCGCCCGTGCGGAGGCCGACGAGCGCCTCGCTGCGGCCGAGGCTGCGCGCGACGATCTGCTGGCCCGCGCCCACGCGGCCGAGGCCGATCGCGGCCACGCCGGCGACGCCGTGCGCAGCGCCGAGGCGGCCCGCGACGAAGCGCTCGCCGTGGCCCAGGCCGCGCGCGACCAGGCCGACGCCGCCGCGCAGGCGCTCGCCGCCGCGCAGACCGCTCACGACGAGCTGGCCGCGCACGCGGCCGCGGCGCGGGCCCGCACCGACGAGGCGATCGCCGACCTGCGGGCCGCCGAGTCCGCCCGTGACGAGGTCCAGGCCCAGGCGGGGCGGGCCGAGGCGACGCACGCCGAGCGGGTCGCGGCGCTGGAGGCCGAGCGCGATGAGGCCGCCGCCCGCGCCCACGCGCTGGCCGAGCACGTGGCCGCCCTGGAGGCCCAGGGCGCGCAGGCCGATCACGAGGCGCTCGACGCGGCCCACGCGGCACGCGACGCCGCGGTCGCCGCGCTGGAGGCGCTGGGCGCCGAGCGCGAGGACCTGGCCGGGCGCCTGCGCGACGCCGAGGCCCGCCTGGCCGCCGCCGAGCAGCACGCCGCCGAGCTGCAGGCCGCCGGGGCGCAGGCCGCGGAGACCCTCACCGGCATCGCGGAGGACACCCACGCCGCGCAGGCCCGCGCGCAGGAGGCCGAGGCCGCGCTGGCCTGCGCCGCGCAGGAGCTCGCCGCGGCGAGGGAGCAGGCCGAGCGCGCCACGAGCGCCCTGCACGCCGCCGAGGCCCAGCGCGACGACGCGCTGGCCCGCCTGGCCGACGCCGTCGCCCGCCGCGACGCCGCCGAGATCGACGCCCACGACGCCCGGGCCCAGCGCGACGAGGCGGTCGCCCGGGCCGAGACGGCGATGGCCGACGCCGACTCCGGCGTGGCCGACGCGATCGCCCGCGCCGAGCAGGCGCGCGAGAACCAGATGCAGGCCGAGCAGCGCGCGCAGCTGGCCGAGCGGCGCGCGGAGGCGGCCGAGCTGCGCGCCGAGGCGGCCGAGAGCGAGCGCGACGTCGTGCGGGCCGAGCTCGAGCAGGCCGCCGGGGACGCCGCGGGCGCCGACGTCGCCCAGCTGCGCACCCACCTCGAGATCGCACTGGCCTCGCGGGCCGAGCTGGAGGCGGCGCTGACCGCCGAGCGCGAGGCGCGCGAGCTGGCTGAGCGCCGGCTGACCGACGCCCTGACCGCCGGTGCCGCGGTGGCCGCCGGCCCGATGGCCCCGGCCGCCATGGCCTCCCCCTACGCCCCGGGCGGCACCACCCTGCCGCCGCTGGCCGTGGTCGCCGAGCAGGCCAAGGCCTTCGCCTACGCGGCGCCGGCCGAGGTCTCCGACGGGCCGCCGCCCGGCTTCACACCCGAGTCGCTGGACGAGTTCTTCGCAGTGCTGGCCAAGGCCTCCAGCCCCCGCGCTGCGGGCCGCGCCGCCCTGCAGGCCCTGGCCACGGCGACGGGCTGGACCGGCGGCGCGCTCTGGCAGCCCCGCGACGCGGGCGAGTTCGGCTGCTGCGAGACGTGGAGCACCTACATGTCGGGCCTCGAGGCCTGGGAGACCATCGCCTGGCGCGCCCACCTCGAGGACGGCCTGGTGCCGGCCGCCGCCGTCTCCGGCGAGGCCCACTGGGCCGACACGGAGGAGATGCTGGCGTGCCCGCGCTCCCGCTCGGCGGCCTGGGCCGAGCTCGGGACGCTCGCGACGGTGCCCGTCGTGCATCCCGACGGCCGCGTCGTGGCGGTGCTCGAGTTCGTGCGCCGCTCCCGCGACGCCGCGGACCCCGAGTTGCTGGCCACCCTGTGCGGCGTGGCCGTCCGCCTGGCCGAGCGGCTGGCCGTCATCGAGGCCGAGACGACCGCGCACGCCGGCCGCTACTAG
- a CDS encoding acyl-CoA dehydrogenase family protein, whose product MAVAISAYNDQTDEQKAIIEMVRQFVDEQIIPNAEHYDGADEYPAPIVDQLKELGLFGITIPEEYGGLGLDLTTYVMVVEELSRGWISISGVINTHFIGSYLLLKYGTDEQKQKYLPRMATGEIRAAFSLSEPELGSDVQAIKTSAKKQDDGTYEINGQKMWVTNGLMSSLVFVLVKTDPDADPKHKAFTCFITEKEGGANENTGDYAGLTVPPKIKKMGYKGVESTELVYDGYRCPAENILGGEDAGLNAGFAQMMDALEVGRANVAARGVGLAQRALELALKYAQERKTFGKQIAQHQAIQFKLADMATQLDAARLLTRRAAQMKDAGLRSDMEAGMAKLFASEAAHFCAEQCLRIHGGYGYSKEYEIERIYRDAPLLLIGEGTSEIQRMVIGKKLLQRHKI is encoded by the coding sequence ATGGCCGTCGCGATCAGCGCCTACAACGATCAGACCGACGAGCAGAAGGCCATCATCGAGATGGTCCGTCAGTTCGTCGACGAGCAGATCATCCCCAACGCCGAGCACTACGACGGCGCCGACGAGTACCCGGCGCCGATCGTCGACCAGCTCAAGGAGCTCGGGCTCTTCGGCATCACCATCCCGGAGGAGTACGGCGGCCTCGGCCTGGACCTGACGACCTACGTCATGGTCGTCGAGGAGCTCTCGCGCGGCTGGATCTCGATCAGCGGCGTCATCAACACCCACTTCATTGGCTCCTACCTCCTGCTCAAGTACGGCACCGACGAGCAGAAGCAGAAGTACCTGCCGCGCATGGCCACCGGGGAGATCCGCGCCGCGTTCTCGCTCTCGGAGCCCGAGCTCGGGTCCGACGTCCAGGCCATCAAGACGAGCGCCAAGAAGCAGGACGACGGCACCTACGAGATCAACGGCCAGAAGATGTGGGTCACCAACGGCCTCATGTCCTCGCTGGTCTTCGTGCTCGTCAAGACCGACCCCGACGCCGACCCCAAGCACAAGGCGTTCACGTGCTTCATCACGGAGAAGGAGGGCGGCGCCAACGAGAACACCGGCGACTACGCCGGCCTCACCGTGCCGCCCAAGATCAAGAAGATGGGCTACAAGGGCGTCGAGTCGACCGAGCTGGTCTACGACGGCTACCGCTGTCCGGCCGAGAACATCCTCGGCGGCGAGGACGCCGGCCTGAACGCCGGGTTCGCCCAGATGATGGACGCGCTGGAGGTCGGGCGCGCCAACGTCGCGGCCCGCGGCGTCGGCCTGGCGCAGCGCGCGCTGGAGCTCGCGCTGAAGTACGCCCAGGAGCGCAAGACGTTCGGCAAGCAGATCGCCCAGCACCAGGCCATCCAGTTCAAGCTCGCCGACATGGCCACCCAGCTCGACGCGGCCCGCCTGCTCACGCGGCGCGCCGCCCAGATGAAGGACGCCGGGCTGCGCTCGGACATGGAGGCCGGCATGGCCAAGCTGTTCGCCTCGGAGGCCGCGCACTTCTGCGCGGAGCAGTGCCTGCGCATCCACGGCGGCTACGGCTACTCCAAGGAGTACGAGATCGAGCGGATCTACCGCGACGCGCCCCTGCTGCTCATCGGCGAGGGCACGTCGGAGATCCAGCGGATGGTCATCGGCAAGAAGCTGCTGCAGCGGCACAAGATCTAG
- a CDS encoding cytochrome b/b6 domain-containing protein encodes MTVMPGSGTPTASEPVAARVARFGPSERAAHWIHATAFFALLATGLVLYIPAFAAAVGDRPLAKAVHLASAVLWVTGLAVVAVAGDRRALRRTRRELERFDADDALWLRGRRAPQGRFNAGQKVHAILQAALAVLFLVSGTLLWLGERNTAFRLPGTIALHDLSMFAALVLVAGHLYLALVHEATRPALRGMTHGDIEGRWALEHHAKWTPAERAPATRRVGREQRIAAAAIALAGIALALALVSDTLGSG; translated from the coding sequence ATGACCGTGATGCCTGGGTCGGGGACTCCAACGGCCTCTGAGCCGGTCGCGGCGCGCGTCGCGCGCTTCGGGCCCAGCGAGCGCGCCGCGCACTGGATCCACGCCACCGCGTTCTTCGCGCTGCTGGCGACCGGGCTGGTGCTCTACATCCCGGCGTTCGCCGCCGCGGTCGGTGACCGGCCGCTGGCCAAGGCCGTGCACCTGGCCTCCGCGGTCCTGTGGGTCACGGGCCTGGCGGTCGTGGCGGTCGCCGGGGATCGCCGCGCGCTGCGCCGCACCCGGCGCGAGCTCGAGCGCTTCGACGCCGACGACGCCCTCTGGCTGCGGGGCCGCCGCGCGCCGCAGGGCAGGTTCAACGCCGGCCAGAAGGTGCACGCGATCCTCCAGGCCGCGCTCGCGGTCCTCTTCCTGGTCTCGGGCACGCTGCTGTGGCTCGGTGAGCGCAACACGGCGTTCCGGCTGCCGGGGACGATCGCGCTGCACGACCTGTCGATGTTCGCCGCGCTCGTGCTCGTCGCCGGCCACCTCTACCTGGCGCTGGTCCACGAGGCCACGCGGCCCGCGCTGCGCGGGATGACCCACGGCGACATCGAGGGCCGCTGGGCCCTCGAGCACCACGCCAAGTGGACGCCCGCGGAGCGGGCGCCGGCGACGCGACGGGTGGGTCGCGAGCAGCGCATCGCCGCGGCGGCGATCGCCCTGGCCGGGATCGCGCTCGCGCTCGCGCTGGTCAGCGACACGCTCGGGAGCGGCTGA
- a CDS encoding molybdopterin-dependent oxidoreductase, which yields MSAPGDDDPPLEGRPIGRRAFFGLVGAGLTALAWGGSALRGVSSASEALPAFVRSAVPIGDGWRIYAVNEPYPTFRPATWRLRIDGLVRHPQSLDHVALRALPRAEQTPDFHCVTGWSVPGVHWAGVRFADLLAAAQPLPSARALAFVSAETPYVDYLTLEQAASPDAMLAYDMDRAPLTREHGAPARLVMPRMYGYKGVKWVQRIVVLDRANAGYWEQRGYDRDAWVGDSNGL from the coding sequence ATGTCCGCCCCCGGCGACGACGACCCTCCGCTGGAGGGACGGCCGATCGGGCGCCGCGCGTTCTTCGGCCTCGTCGGCGCAGGGCTGACCGCGCTGGCCTGGGGCGGCTCGGCGCTGCGGGGCGTCTCCAGCGCGTCGGAGGCGCTGCCGGCCTTCGTGCGCAGCGCCGTGCCGATCGGCGACGGCTGGCGCATCTACGCGGTCAACGAGCCCTACCCGACGTTCCGGCCCGCCACGTGGCGCCTGCGCATCGACGGGCTGGTCCGCCACCCCCAGTCGCTGGACCACGTCGCGCTGCGCGCGCTGCCGCGCGCCGAGCAGACCCCGGACTTCCACTGCGTGACGGGCTGGTCGGTCCCGGGCGTGCACTGGGCCGGGGTGCGCTTCGCCGACCTGCTCGCCGCCGCGCAGCCGCTGCCGTCGGCGCGGGCGCTGGCGTTCGTCTCGGCCGAGACGCCGTACGTGGACTACCTCACGCTGGAGCAGGCGGCGTCGCCGGACGCGATGCTGGCCTACGACATGGACCGCGCCCCGCTGACCCGCGAGCACGGCGCGCCCGCCCGCCTGGTCATGCCGCGGATGTACGGCTACAAGGGCGTCAAGTGGGTCCAGCGGATCGTCGTGCTCGACCGCGCCAACGCCGGCTATTGGGAGCAGCGCGGCTATGACCGTGATGCCTGGGTCGGGGACTCCAACGGCCTCTGA
- a CDS encoding MFS transporter: MSRRASVVVVLCLVQFVDVFGVTVVVTALPSMLAGVSAPASQAGLVVTGYAMFFGGLLMLGARAGDRFGHRRVLLWGLVAFGAASVLGATAGSVVALVTARCLQGAAAAASVPAALRLLSAAAPGDEARRRALAAWSATGAAAGAGGLLLGGLLTQWAGWPAVFWMDVPLAAVLIAGVLAAVPDHQADGRPRLDAAGAALLTAAVMGLVLGASLLERPSQRAAGAAIVAAGAVLLAGFARVERAVAHPLLPAAAARHRRLRTGALASGLNTATTSSVVTLATLHLQDDRGVGPGAAGLRLLPFSLCVVAGAAAAAPVLARRPPRTVIGLGLTIIAAGDAALLALPVSEALLPACVGLSGLGIGVSSVAATTLGMQVPDALQGTASGLLNTLAQLGAALGIAVVLLVASITRGTGVPLAGAPLGWAAAAALAAAGAAAVVGLRRRAPGPAG, from the coding sequence GTGTCCCGCCGGGCGTCCGTGGTCGTCGTGCTCTGCCTCGTGCAGTTCGTCGACGTCTTCGGCGTGACGGTCGTCGTCACCGCGCTGCCGTCGATGCTCGCCGGCGTCTCGGCCCCGGCGTCGCAGGCCGGGCTGGTCGTCACGGGCTACGCCATGTTCTTCGGCGGCCTGCTCATGCTCGGCGCCCGGGCCGGGGACCGCTTCGGGCACCGGCGCGTCCTGCTGTGGGGGCTCGTCGCGTTCGGGGCCGCCTCCGTCCTGGGCGCCACGGCCGGGTCGGTCGTGGCGCTCGTCACCGCCCGCTGCCTGCAGGGCGCGGCCGCGGCGGCCTCGGTGCCCGCGGCCCTGCGCCTGCTCTCGGCGGCGGCGCCGGGCGACGAGGCCCGGCGCCGCGCGCTGGCCGCGTGGAGCGCGACGGGCGCCGCGGCGGGCGCCGGCGGCCTGCTGCTCGGCGGGCTGCTGACGCAGTGGGCCGGCTGGCCCGCGGTCTTCTGGATGGACGTGCCGCTGGCCGCGGTGCTCATCGCGGGCGTCCTGGCCGCGGTGCCCGACCACCAGGCCGACGGGCGTCCGCGGCTGGACGCCGCCGGCGCGGCCCTGCTGACCGCCGCCGTCATGGGCCTCGTGCTTGGCGCCTCGCTGCTGGAGCGCCCGTCGCAGCGGGCGGCCGGCGCGGCGATCGTCGCCGCCGGCGCGGTGCTGCTGGCGGGGTTCGCCCGCGTCGAGCGCGCGGTCGCGCACCCGCTGCTGCCCGCGGCTGCGGCACGCCACCGCCGGCTGCGGACCGGCGCGCTGGCCTCGGGGCTGAACACCGCCACGACGAGCTCGGTCGTGACGCTCGCGACGCTGCACCTGCAGGACGACCGCGGCGTCGGTCCCGGCGCGGCCGGGCTGCGGCTCCTGCCGTTCAGCCTCTGCGTCGTCGCCGGCGCGGCCGCCGCCGCGCCGGTGCTGGCGCGCCGGCCCCCCAGGACGGTCATCGGGCTCGGCCTGACGATCATCGCCGCGGGCGACGCCGCGCTGCTGGCACTGCCCGTCAGCGAGGCGCTGCTGCCGGCCTGCGTGGGGCTGTCGGGGCTGGGCATCGGCGTGTCCTCGGTCGCCGCGACGACGCTCGGCATGCAGGTGCCCGACGCGCTGCAGGGCACGGCGTCGGGGCTGCTCAACACGCTGGCCCAGCTCGGCGCGGCGCTGGGCATCGCGGTCGTGCTGCTGGTGGCCTCGATCACGCGCGGCACCGGCGTCCCGCTGGCCGGGGCGCCGCTGGGGTGGGCGGCGGCCGCCGCGCTGGCGGCCGCCGGCGCCGCCGCGGTGGTCGGGCTCAGGCGGCGAGCGCCGGGACCTGCTGGGTGA